Proteins from one Oryza sativa Japonica Group chromosome 12, ASM3414082v1 genomic window:
- the LOC107276999 gene encoding F-box protein At2g43440, with protein MDGSILDGLPTDAFVEILLRLPPSARRRSRLVCRRWRDVVDARTPEGQSRRAKALVFFLNRGSHSPEPRCSAHVFDDLSPPSSSGGGREIWNSGTGTAAELAMVGCCNGVIALWEEGTGRLTLVNPSTGETLAVPPPPRLPPKRRHRRAPLVVSCLSFGYHPITGRYKIVHLPADDAMAAASSSSWCSPFDVVEVFTLGDVGVAGDGATWQEVAAPPGSSCHVRLGVFSLDGAAYWVAADNAVMSFDLEHERVAAVEAPLPAMPLGTWLGALAVVGGRLGVAVMGCADSYPTTTIVEVQISRPYKHLISVNI; from the coding sequence atggacggcAGCATCCTGGACGGCCTCCCGACTGACGCCTTCGTGGAGATCCTGCTTCGCCTCCCGCCGAGCGCCCGGCGGCGTTCCCGCCTCGtctgccggcggtggcgcgacgTCGTCGACGCGCGCACGCCGGAGGGCCAGAGCCGCCGCGCCAAGGCACTGGTCTTCTTCTTGAATCGTGGCAGCCACTCGCCGGAGCCGAGGTGCTCCGCCCACGTCTTCGACGacctgtcgccgccgtcgtcgagcggcggcggccgggagatCTGGAACAGCggcacggggacggcggcggagctcgccaTGGTCGGCTGCTGCAACGGCGTGATCGCCCTGTGGGAGGAGGGCACCGGCCGCCTCACCCTCGTCAACCCGTCCACCGGCGAGACGCTCGCcgtcccgccgcctccgcggctgCCTCCGAAACGCCGGCATCGCCGCGCCCCGCTGGTCGTCAGCTGTCTCAGCTTCGGCTACCACCCGATCACGGGCAGGTACAAGATCGTGCACCTCCCCGCAgacgacgccatggccgccgcctcttccAGCAGCTGGTGCAGCCCGTTCGACGTGGTGGAGGTGTTCACGCTAGGGgacgtcggcgtcgccggcgatggcgcgacgtggcaggaggtggcggcgccgccaggCTCGAGCTGCCACGTCCGCCTGGGTGTCTTCAGCCTCGACGGCGCCGCGTACTGGGTCGCCGCGGACAACGCCGTCATGTCGTTCGACCTCGAGCACGAGCGCGTCGCGGCCGTCGAGGCGCCTCTCCCGGCGATGCCGCTCGGGACATGGCTGGGCGCCCTGGCTGTCGTCGGCGGAAGGCTGGGAGTCGCCGTGATGGGATGCGCTGACAGCTACCCGACGACAACCATTGTTGAGGTACAAATTAGTCGACCATATAAGCATTTAATATCTgttaatatatga
- the LOC4352254 gene encoding putative pumilio homolog 7, chloroplastic — MKVDTEMERLLDEIPMLHHGDLLGRRDAAGDDGGGGGFDVSCLIRELAEMGVVEGDDDDGMLPSPPGFFGGGGGGLSPTSSLCFVGQDGGFTAPSRPFSLERRRVDAPPPTPPSSLFDPFAGFCLFDATAAAGADSDGWDVRCSPPPPPPPPPPQAPPARGRSKAARRKGGCAAPAAAAAASPTKKSAAASAAAARYESLAGLRGFMYHIARDQHGCRFLQQRLDDGKREVDFIFAGVARHAVELMVNPFGNYLMQKLLAVCDDEQRMAIVLTLTKDPFVLVRISLNVHGTRAVQKLIESLRTREEIQLVVQALRPGFLELIKDPNGNHVVQRCLQSFDANDNKPIFEAAAVHCLDIGMQCHGCCVLQRCIARSGGEQREKLVAAIASNGFELAQDAYGNYVVQYVIDLKVPTANASLTKQFQGRYIHLSMQKFSSNVVEKCLKVFKEADKATIILELLAVPHFEQLLQHPFANYVIYSAIQNSKGSLHSALTNAIRPHVELLRTSPYCKRIYSRALLKK, encoded by the exons ATGAAGGTGGATACGGAGATGGAGAGGCTGCTCGACGAGATCCCCATGCTGCACCATGGCGACCTCCtcgggcggcgcgacgcggcgggggatgatggtggtggtggtgggtttgACGTGTCTTGCCTCATCAGGGAGCTCGCGGAGATGGGGGTGGTGGAgggggatgatgatgatgggatgctgccgtcgccgccggggttctttggcggcggcggtggtggtttgTCGCCGACGTCCAGCCTCTGTTTTGTGGGTCAGGATGGGGGGTTCACGGCGCCGTCGCGGCCGTTCTCGCTGGAGAGGCGCCGCgtggacgcgccgccgccgacgccgccgtcgtcgctgttCGACCCGTTCGCTGGGTTCTGCCTGttcgacgccaccgccgccgcaggggCCGACTCCGACGGGTGGGACGTCAGGTgctcgccgcccccgcccccgcccccgccgccgccgcaggcgccgccggcgagggggcggagcaaggcggcgaggaggaagggcgggtgcgcggcgcccgccgcggcggcggcggcgagcccgaCGAAGAAgtccgccgcggcgtcggcggcggcggcgaggtacgAGAGCCTCGCCGGGCTGCGCGGGTTCATGTACCACATCGCCAGGGACCAGCACGGGTGCCGGTTCCTGCAGCAGCGGCTCGACGACGGCAAGCGCGAGGTCGACTTCATCTTCGCCGGCGTCGCgcgccacgccgtcgagctGATGGTGAACCCGTTCGGCAACTACCTCATGCAGAAGCTGCTCGCCGTCTGCGACGACGAGCAGCGGATGGCCATCGTCCTCACCCTCACCAAGGACCCCTTCGTCCTCGTCAGGATCTCCCTCAATGTCCACGG GACAAGGGCAGTGCAGAAGCTGATCGAGAGCCTGAGGACAAGGGAGGAGATCCAGCTCGTCGTCCAGGCGCTGCGCCCCGGGTTCTTGGAGCTCATCAAGGACCCTAATGGCAATCATGTCGTGCAGAGGTGCTTGCAATCCTTTGATGCCAATGACAACAAG CCGATCTTTGAGGCCGCTGCCGTTCACTGCCTCGACATTGGGATGCAATGCCATGGTTGCTGCGTCCTGCAGCGATGCATTGCTCGTTCAGGGGGTGAGCAGAGGGAGAAGCTGGTTGCTGCGATCGCTTCGAATGGATTCGAACTTGCACAAGATGCCTACGG GAACTATGTTGTTCAGTATGTGATAGACCTGAAGGTACCCACTGCAAATGCAAGCCTGACAAAGCAGTTTCAGGGCAGGTATATTCACCTCTCCATGCAGAAGTTCAGCAGCAATGTGGTTGAGAAATGCCTGAAAGTGTTCAAGGAAGCTGACAAGGCTACCATCATTCTGGAGCTCCTTGCTGTGCCACACTTTGAGCAGCTGCTTCAGCACCCCTTTGCAAACTATGTCATCTACTCAGCTATCCAGAACTCCAAG GGTTCACTCCACTCCGCGCTGACGAATGCGATACGGCCTCATGTGGAACTGCTCAGGACTAGTCCATACTGCAAGAGGATCTACTCTCGAGCTTTGCTGAAGAAGTGA